In a genomic window of Acidobacteriota bacterium:
- a CDS encoding DNA repair exonuclease, producing MSRFKFLHGADIHLDSPLRGLERYEGAPADRIRGATRRALENLVDLALEEGVAFVLVAGDVFDGDWRDYNTGLFYAAQVGRLAARSIPVLQVKGNHDAESRVSHRLRTPSVHTFPAGKPDTVRFEDLQAAVHGRSFAERVETANLAASYPPPVAGWFNIGVLHTSAEGVAGHDTAAPCSVRGLAGHGYDYWALGHIHQRTVLSRDPWIVFPGNLQGRHARETQDGGKGCTLVSVEDGRVTGVEHRALDTVRWARCTVDATAAASATEAVDAALASLKALLRGMLPAAPGTEAPLVAARVVLQGPTDAHRALLSDPARWAAELRSRVLSEGLEEIWVEKVLFETTSPSGGGGPEASPLPLADLESFLDRAGGDAAFLEELLSVNDLVKLREVLPHELKTGEDPLDLSGPDLVTGRMEAIRQTLLSRLSTEGGRE from the coding sequence TTGAGCCGGTTCAAGTTTTTGCATGGGGCCGACATACACCTTGACAGCCCGCTGCGGGGGCTGGAGCGCTACGAGGGCGCCCCGGCCGACCGCATCCGGGGCGCCACCCGCCGGGCCCTGGAAAACCTTGTGGACCTGGCCCTGGAGGAGGGCGTCGCTTTCGTCCTGGTGGCCGGGGACGTCTTCGACGGCGACTGGCGCGACTACAACACCGGGCTGTTCTACGCCGCGCAGGTGGGCCGGCTGGCCGCGCGGTCGATCCCCGTCCTCCAGGTGAAGGGCAACCATGACGCCGAGAGCCGGGTCTCGCACCGGCTCCGGACCCCCTCCGTCCACACCTTCCCGGCCGGGAAGCCCGACACCGTCCGCTTCGAGGACCTCCAGGCGGCGGTGCACGGGCGCAGCTTCGCCGAGCGGGTGGAGACCGCCAACCTCGCCGCCTCCTACCCGCCCCCCGTCGCCGGCTGGTTCAACATCGGCGTGCTCCACACCAGCGCCGAGGGGGTCGCCGGGCACGACACGGCCGCCCCGTGCAGCGTGCGGGGCCTCGCCGGGCACGGCTACGACTACTGGGCCCTGGGCCACATCCACCAGCGCACGGTGCTCTCCCGGGACCCCTGGATCGTGTTCCCGGGCAACCTTCAGGGACGCCACGCCCGGGAAACCCAGGACGGGGGGAAAGGGTGCACGCTGGTGAGCGTGGAAGACGGCCGGGTGACGGGCGTGGAGCACCGGGCGCTGGACACGGTCCGCTGGGCCCGTTGCACGGTGGACGCGACCGCCGCCGCCTCGGCCACCGAGGCCGTCGACGCCGCCCTCGCGTCCCTCAAGGCCCTCCTCCGCGGGATGCTCCCTGCCGCGCCGGGCACCGAGGCGCCCCTGGTCGCGGCGCGAGTGGTGCTGCAGGGCCCGACGGATGCGCACCGGGCCCTGCTGTCCGACCCCGCCCGGTGGGCGGCGGAACTCCGCTCCCGGGTCCTCTCGGAAGGCCTCGAGGAGATCTGGGTGGAAAAGGTCCTGTTCGAGACCACCTCCCCGAGCGGGGGCGGCGGGCCCGAGGCCTCCCCGCTCCCCCTTGCCGACCTGGAGTCCTTCCTGGACCGGGCGGGGGGAGACGCGGCCTTCCTCGAGGAACTCCTGTCCGTCAACGACCTCGTGAAGCTGCGGGAGGTCCTGCCCCACGAGCTGAAGACCGGCGAGGACCCCCTCGACCTGTCCGGCCCCGACCTCGTCAC